DNA sequence from the Thamnophis elegans isolate rThaEle1 chromosome 4, rThaEle1.pri, whole genome shotgun sequence genome:
AATCTTAAACCAATTGAGATAATCTGCTAAAGCCGGAAAGTTTACCCATCAGGTTGAGAGACTGatgtgcccccccaaaaaaacccaaacccccaAGTGAAGAACTTGTTCTCATACTGTCAGTACTTTGaagtagtccagacaagaagcacaaaccATGAGTACTAACAttacctttattgtaaggttatagtaacagaatcatGCAAGTATGAAATAATTTTTCCCCACTTTCTACTTTCCAGAAAACTGGGGAATGTCTCTTCTGAGATGTTTCCCAtgcttcttttccttctgtgGGCTGAGACACTTTTTGCAGTATCTAGACTGTACCTCTTCATcctatctcccaaggtcattcccaaatactattaatacacacacacatatttatatatgtaaatcTAAATTTGCATGTTTAGTTTTCAGAGGTAAATGCCAatatcttgattttaaaaaaatcagctgcaAGATTAGCATTAGCACTTATAACTTTTGCCATGAAGACACTTATAAACAAATGTAACTATTCTCTGAGACTTATGGTAGATAAAGCAAATGCTGCTACAACACTGGAGATATATTAGACAAAAATGTTTCTACAGAAAAGTTAACACTCTAAATATTATAGTTTTGTATAAGTACTATTATAATCAGCTCTTATATGGAATAACAGTGGAATCCAATCCATTAGATTGGTTAGTTCCACATCTGCTTAAGCACCAATGCTTTTACTCTATTCTTGAGCATTCCAATATCACTTTTCTCCCAAATATGAAACCAAAAGATGATTATCCTCAGATGttttaatatacatttttgtagtttggattttctctaattaaaaaataaatactcaAAACCCACGGCCTCAAGGAGCTTTTATATAACAGCTGTATAGGTTGTAACACGAACTCTAACATGCCACCTTGATTCTTCTTAAAATTCTATTTTAACTCGGATTCTTAGACCATAGCAAGCTGAATGTATATATAACATAGTATCAACTGTTAGTAGATTCTACCTTAGTAGTATGTGGATAGAAAATCAAGCCCTTTACAGAAGAGGCAGAAAACCTTTAGTAggataaagatccatccactgtTATGCAGCCCAAGAGACTCACTGCTTCAAATTATTTCCACTTCAAATGAAAGGCAGGAAGAAAGCAAACTTTCTGAGAACAGTTTCAAAATGCTCAGAGTGACCTTAAGCTATAGATTTCAATAAGCCACTTGTTTCCAATGCTTAACTACCCAGTGAAGTACTGGTCCTCATAGGCTAGTTTCCCATATAAGTATGAGATCAATCTTTCCTTACCATTTAGGGAACACTCAGCATATAAAGGTAATATTTATGATGCTAACTTGCAGTATTTCCTGTTAAAACTAGAATTCTCTGTTAGTTAAATTACTTACCCTGAAAAAAGTGAAGCAACTAACTAAATTAAGTGTCACTCAAAAGCAGTTTCTTGGCTTTTTCTTACACAGCGGGCAACTTTTCTTTTGAATTCTccatttctatcttccctccattctttctgtaAATTAAAATACAGATTTTGAAAACTGTTTAAAACATGCATTGTCTCTCCAACCCCCTGGGAAAAATACCCATTATTTTCTTATACtgtttaagagaaaaaaatagcatGTGCTGTTTCAACTAATGTATTCAATGAATTAAGCATACATTTATAAATTGTAGCTTGTTGAGTAACTTCATCGTAagtataattttcaattccatcctGAACtaatcaaacaaaaataaaaacaaaaccattaGTATAGTTAAATAACagttaaaactattaaaaaaacctGTAAAAACAAGAGGTGGGGAGAGCGCATTCCAAATGTGCATACAATACAGCCATTTTACATGGTTCATGTTTCTCTGGGATCCACAGATCTAATGGTAGAAGCAAGTTTTAAGAACCTTTTAGAAGGCTAATAGAGTTGGGGGCCAATCTCACTTCAGGAGAAAAGTATTCCAGAGGGTGGGTACTGCAGCAATACGGCTCTCTTTTCAAGCCCCACCAAACAATGCTCCTTGGTCAACAGGACCCACAACATGCCTCTCCTgctggacatgattgaatggatagATATAAACGGAGCAAGGTGGTCCCTCAGAGAATATGGCACCAAACAATATGGGTCCTTAAAAGGTCAAAAGATTTCCTGGAACCTATCAAGTGGTTTGCTGCCATCCAAAATCAGAAGATTAACACTATtaaacacactttttttttttagtccaagCCCTGTTTCTCTTAAGAAAATATTTATTAGAGAAGAAATCCGTTAGTCGAGGACTCAAACTAATTCCTAATTTCTTTTAGCAATGGTAGGAACATTTTTATTTAGAAGAGTCATACCGCTGCATCAACATTAGCAGGAGAATCGCCGTTGGGATCTGCCAGCATAGAAATTACACTAATCATTATGGTTTCCACTGTATGAATGGGAAGCCAGCGTTCTTCAGGTTTCTCATAGCCATACTTGTCTTCACCAGGTTCATGAAGGATAGAAATACAGACATCACCATTTTTGTCAActgcaaagaaagaaggggaagatcATTCAGAGGCATAGTGTAGCAACGAAGATATTTCAGATAACTGCAAAAATCAGCAATGAGTCAATTCTCAGTCATGATCCTCAATCCATCATGCTAATATTATGGAGTATCACAGAGTGgctcagttctttcttttttttaattggaggTGTATTGTTTTGCAAGGGTGGCAACTGACAGAGAAGGCTTTTATGCTTTTTACGGTGATGTTATATACAGCAGGCATTATACAGCAGGTATATACAACACAATACCCAATGTCATGTTTCCTCTCAAGTCTTCCTCCAAGAGACTTTCCCCCTCTATCTCTTTTgcttcctccccctttctctccctctttatctCTCATGTATAGATTTGACAAGAGAAAAGGCTAAAATTTGTTATAACATGCTCAGGTAATATTACCTGTACCTGGAATTGCTCAGCCTAACACCTACTGCTTCTCTCTTCGGTCTTTTGCTCAGTTCTTTCCCATCAATCAGGGTTTCTTTGCCAAAAGCGAATCTCAAGCCTTCCCTCTTGGGTGGTGGGTGATGCTGCCTCTTGTAGCTAACCAATTCCTTCTATTTTGTTCTTGGGTTGAGTTCTCATCCctttaggtcaggg
Encoded proteins:
- the UBE2G1 gene encoding ubiquitin-conjugating enzyme E2 G1: MTELQSALLLRRQLAELNKNPVEGFSAGLIDDNDLYRWEVLIIGPPDTLYEGGVFKAHLTFPKDYPLRPPKMKFITEIWHPNVDKNGDVCISILHEPGEDKYGYEKPEERWLPIHTVETIMISVISMLADPNGDSPANVDAAKEWREDRNGEFKRKVARCVRKSQETAFE